A genomic segment from Drosophila miranda strain MSH22 chromosome 3, D.miranda_PacBio2.1, whole genome shotgun sequence encodes:
- the LOC117188274 gene encoding granzyme C-like yields MYCICLFRDMLIVAFILRVSLWSSVAEARRGVVADLHDRSFEMLIAGGHLPDSSYLVRHIVSIRTLNYIEFRGDNHFCSGILLSSRAVLTAAHCVTDWFKAPMNPRALLIVFGSRLRLAFYDVAECRRVDRLVLHPEYKRYKENDLAVLQLSQRIPSNMRHVRPLVTRHRSGFATAGKRCITMGWGQVYPHGPYSNQILALDVLIRNHSFCEGKIPSYNRAGHLCAEPDADGEFCPGDMGGPLICEDWLAGIIGGSNLCEGGKAMKFTNYMHHEKWIQKTVLALTAQAADPFSPTNTLFLLILSQLFSFVIQLNRI; encoded by the exons atgtattgtatttgtttgtttcGAGATATGCTAATTGTAGCTTTCATTTTGCGAGTCTCCTTGTGGAGCTCCGTGGCTGAGGCTAGACGCGGGGTCGTGGCAGATCTGCATGACAGGTCCTTCGAGATGCTAATCGCCGGCGGCCATCTACCGGACAGTTCGTATCTGGTGAGGCACATCGTCTCCATACGAACCCTCAACTACATCGAGTTCAGGGGCGACAACCACTTTTGCAGCGGCATCCTGCTCAGCAGTCGGGCAGTGTTGACAGCCGCCCACTGCGTCACTGA CTGGTTCAAGGCCCCCATGAACCCGAGGGCCCTGCTGATTGTGTTCGGAAGTAGACTGCGCCTGGCCTTCTACGACGTCGCCGAGTGCCGACGCGTGGACCGTCTGGTGTTGCATCCCGAGTATAAGCGCTACAAGGAGAACGATCTGGCCGTGCTGCAGCTCAGTCAACGCATCCCCAGCAACATGCGCCACGTGCGGCCACTGGTGACTCGTCACCGCTCCGGCTTCGCCACCGCGGGCAAGCGCTGCATCACCATGGGCTGGGGCCAGGTGTATCCG CACGGCCCCTACTCGAATCAAATTCTCGCGCTGGATGTCCTGATTCGCAACCACAGTTTCTGCGAGGGAAAGATCCCGTCGTACAACAGAGCCGGGCATCTGTGCGCTGAGCCCGATGCCGACGGCGAGTTCTGTCCTGGCGACATGGGCGGACCCCTGATATGCGAGGACTGGCTGGCTGGAATCATTGGCGGCTCCAACCTCTGCGAGGGCGGCAAAGCCATGAAGTTCACAAATTATATGCACCACGAAAAGTGGATCCAAAAGACGGTTCTCGCTCTGACTGCGCAGGCAGCCGATCCTTTCTCTCCAACTAACACGCTTTTCCTGTTGATACTCTCCCAATTGTTCAGCTTCGTAATTCAATTAAATAGAATCTAA